The following coding sequences are from one Formosa haliotis window:
- a CDS encoding TRAP transporter large permease, translating into MEYIPVLVLVFSFVALLAIGTPVAWSIAISSVLTMLVSIPALPAFTTVSQRMGTGLDSFALLAIPFFVLSGQLMNKGGIAHRLIAFAKTLVGSLPGGLALINVIGAMLMGAIAGSAMASASAMGSILGPEMEKEGYSKEFGAAVNITSSTTGLIIPPSNVLIVYSLASGGVSIAALFLAGYIPGILTGLLLMLVASFWAKKKKYKLGERSSLKNVFKTFIDAVPSLFLLVVVIGGIVSGIFTATEASAIAVLYTLILGFIYKEITFKSLPSILLESSTTTAIVMLLIGASMSMSWVMSYENIPQDISSALLGISDNPVVILLIINLLLLFVGIFMDMTPAVLIFTPIFLPVVTKLGMDPIQFGIIMVLNLCIGLCTPPVGSVLFVGVGVAQTTIQKVIKPLLPLFLAMIFALFLVTFFPKLTLWLPSLFDL; encoded by the coding sequence ATGGAATATATTCCAGTACTTGTTTTAGTTTTTAGTTTTGTTGCACTCTTAGCCATTGGTACACCCGTGGCTTGGAGTATTGCAATATCATCGGTATTAACCATGTTGGTTAGTATACCAGCATTACCAGCATTTACTACAGTGTCTCAACGTATGGGGACCGGTTTAGATAGTTTTGCCTTATTGGCCATTCCGTTTTTTGTACTCTCGGGGCAGCTCATGAATAAAGGTGGAATCGCCCATCGTCTCATTGCTTTTGCAAAAACATTAGTAGGTTCGCTACCTGGTGGTTTAGCCCTAATAAATGTTATAGGAGCTATGCTTATGGGAGCAATTGCTGGGTCGGCAATGGCATCGGCTTCTGCTATGGGTAGTATTTTAGGTCCCGAAATGGAAAAGGAAGGATACTCAAAAGAATTTGGTGCAGCAGTGAATATCACCTCGTCTACTACGGGATTAATTATTCCGCCTAGTAACGTGCTTATAGTCTATTCTCTTGCAAGTGGCGGTGTGTCTATTGCCGCATTGTTTTTAGCAGGCTATATTCCAGGTATATTAACCGGACTTTTACTAATGTTAGTGGCTTCGTTTTGGGCAAAGAAGAAAAAATATAAATTAGGAGAACGTAGTTCTTTAAAAAATGTATTTAAAACATTTATTGATGCTGTGCCTAGTTTGTTTTTACTAGTTGTTGTTATTGGTGGAATCGTTTCAGGTATTTTTACCGCTACAGAAGCTTCTGCAATAGCAGTTTTATATACCCTAATTTTAGGTTTTATCTATAAAGAAATAACCTTTAAATCGTTACCATCTATTTTATTAGAATCTAGTACAACAACGGCTATCGTGATGTTATTAATTGGGGCATCTATGAGTATGTCTTGGGTCATGTCTTACGAAAATATTCCGCAAGACATCAGTTCTGCATTGCTTGGTATAAGTGATAATCCGGTAGTTATACTATTAATCATAAATTTATTGCTGCTTTTTGTTGGTATCTTTATGGATATGACTCCTGCCGTTTTAATTTTTACACCAATTTTCTTGCCTGTAGTTACCAAATTAGGGATGGATCCGATTCAATTCGGAATAATCATGGTTTTAAATCTTTGTATCGGACTGTGTACGCCACCCGTGGGCTCTGTCCTCTTTGTTGGGGTTGGGGTAGCCCAAACTACGATTCAAAAGGTAATAAAGCCATTACTACCGTTATTTTTGGCCATGATTTTTGCGTTGTTTTTAGTCACCTTTTTTCCAAAATTAACCCTTTGGTTACCAAGTTTATTTGATTTGTAG
- a CDS encoding TRAP transporter small permease, which produces MTFRDIVDSVLGKALIAIMGIMVINVLWQVFTRFVMGTPSSFTDELSRYLMVWLGILGAAYVSGKNMHVAIDVLPQKFSERTQKRLKLLVYILVISFAVAAMIVGGFRLVYITYVLEQHSPSLQIPLAFVYAVIPISGLLIVFYKVSDILNTKL; this is translated from the coding sequence ATGACATTTAGAGATATAGTAGATTCCGTTCTAGGAAAAGCTCTCATTGCTATTATGGGAATTATGGTAATTAATGTGCTGTGGCAAGTGTTTACACGTTTTGTAATGGGAACACCAAGTTCTTTTACAGACGAGTTGTCGAGGTATTTAATGGTGTGGTTGGGGATTCTTGGTGCTGCTTATGTGTCGGGTAAAAATATGCACGTGGCTATAGATGTACTGCCTCAAAAATTTAGTGAGCGTACCCAAAAAAGGTTAAAGTTATTGGTTTATATCTTAGTGATTTCCTTTGCTGTTGCAGCCATGATAGTTGGTGGTTTTAGACTCGTTTATATAACCTATGTTTTAGAACAGCATTCACCATCCTTACAAATTCCTTTAGCATTTGTATATGCCGTAATTCCTATAAGCGGATTACTAATAGTTTTTTATAAAGTTTCAGATATTTTAAATACCAAATTATAA
- a CDS encoding TRAP transporter substrate-binding protein: MKQNIIKVFPILALTLLMGCANISETRSIKLGHGLDVKHSVHQAMLKMGEDLAEISGGKMVLEIYPNQQLGTERECLELIQIGSLDMTKVSSGVMENFSPKMKVFGLPFLFRDRAHVFSVLDGPVGKELLDGGTKYWLKGLGYYDAGSRSFYTKNKPIHNPADLDGLKIRVMESVTAIDMVKSLGGSPTPISWGELYTSLQQGVVDGAENNPPSFYLSRHYEVCKYYSLDEHTVLPDVLIVGTHLWDRLSDQEQKWLQEAVNRSVIYQRKLWAEAEAEALEEVQKAGVEIIRPDKTLFSEKVTNIYDGYKDNPDMYSLIQQIKNTK, encoded by the coding sequence ATGAAACAAAACATAATAAAAGTTTTTCCAATACTCGCACTTACTCTTTTAATGGGCTGTGCCAATATTTCTGAAACACGGTCTATTAAATTAGGTCACGGTTTAGATGTTAAGCATTCGGTGCACCAAGCCATGTTAAAAATGGGTGAAGATTTAGCCGAGATTTCTGGAGGAAAAATGGTTTTAGAAATTTATCCAAATCAGCAATTAGGAACCGAACGAGAATGTTTAGAATTAATTCAGATTGGAAGTTTAGATATGACCAAAGTATCTTCTGGGGTTATGGAAAATTTTTCACCTAAAATGAAAGTTTTTGGTCTGCCTTTTTTATTTAGAGACCGCGCTCATGTGTTTTCTGTTTTAGATGGCCCCGTGGGTAAAGAATTACTTGATGGCGGAACAAAATATTGGTTAAAAGGCCTTGGGTATTACGATGCTGGAAGTCGTAGTTTTTATACTAAAAACAAACCCATACATAATCCAGCCGATTTAGATGGTCTTAAAATTAGGGTTATGGAAAGTGTAACTGCCATAGATATGGTAAAAAGTTTAGGAGGCTCTCCAACTCCAATTTCTTGGGGAGAATTATACACATCGTTACAACAAGGTGTTGTAGATGGGGCAGAAAACAATCCGCCAAGTTTTTATTTATCTAGACATTACGAGGTTTGTAAATATTATTCTTTAGACGAACATACTGTTTTGCCCGATGTTTTAATTGTTGGAACGCATTTGTGGGATCGTTTATCTGATCAAGAACAAAAATGGCTTCAAGAAGCTGTTAATCGATCGGTAATTTATCAAAGGAAACTTTGGGCCGAAGCCGAAGCCGAGGCTCTAGAAGAAGTTCAAAAAGCGGGTGTAGAAATTATTCGTCCAGATAAAACCTTGTTTTCAGAAAAAGTGACCAATATATATGATGGATATAAAGACAATCCGGATATGTATAGTCTAATTCAACAAATAAAAAATACAAAGTAA
- a CDS encoding sensor histidine kinase, translated as MDYLELNWPKTLKTIGLHLLFWILIVTYFAWGFGLDENPKKSFINSAYFLPGHMIMAYALIYILIPKFLLKRKFIQFALGLFCVILLCIAYTILAQLSINNTRDFSGMTFTVGRNVLPFLHVGGFVVSIKLLQYWYIQKQETIEAERQKSVAELKLLRAQLHPHFLFNTLNNLYSHTLKQSAKAPEIVLKLSALLRFMIYESNSARISLKKEIDLLQNYIDLEQLRYGDRLEISKTISGDIKQYQIAPLLLLPFLENAFKHGTSQQIDQCWIRLDLNLQGSKMIFKLVNSIDPNTKKTFKNIGGLGLQNVERRLQLIYKDKYHFETIHQNEVFIVNLDILLEALEDEFKEKLIK; from the coding sequence ATGGATTATCTGGAACTAAACTGGCCAAAAACCCTAAAAACAATAGGGCTTCATCTATTATTTTGGATTCTAATTGTAACCTATTTTGCTTGGGGTTTTGGGTTGGATGAAAACCCTAAAAAATCCTTTATAAATTCCGCATATTTCTTGCCAGGACACATGATTATGGCCTATGCGCTTATTTATATTTTAATTCCTAAATTTTTATTAAAACGAAAGTTTATTCAATTTGCTTTAGGTCTTTTTTGTGTTATACTGCTATGCATTGCTTATACCATTTTGGCCCAATTATCAATAAACAACACAAGAGATTTTAGCGGAATGACTTTCACTGTGGGGCGAAATGTTTTGCCTTTTCTTCATGTTGGCGGCTTTGTAGTATCTATTAAATTATTACAGTATTGGTATATTCAAAAACAAGAAACCATTGAAGCTGAAAGACAAAAATCTGTAGCTGAATTAAAATTATTACGCGCACAATTACATCCACATTTCTTATTCAATACATTAAATAATTTGTATTCGCATACGCTAAAACAATCGGCTAAAGCACCAGAAATTGTTTTAAAACTTTCTGCTTTACTTAGGTTTATGATCTACGAAAGCAATAGTGCGAGAATTTCATTAAAAAAGGAAATTGATTTACTTCAAAATTATATTGATCTTGAACAATTACGATATGGCGACCGACTTGAAATTTCAAAAACAATTTCTGGTGACATAAAACAATATCAAATTGCACCACTGTTATTGCTTCCTTTTTTAGAGAATGCCTTTAAACACGGTACAAGTCAGCAAATCGACCAATGTTGGATACGTTTAGACCTAAACTTACAGGGTTCTAAAATGATTTTTAAACTAGTAAATAGTATAGACCCAAATACCAAGAAAACATTTAAAAACATAGGTGGTTTGGGTTTACAAAATGTAGAACGTAGACTTCAGCTTATTTATAAAGACAAATACCACTTTGAGACCATACATCAAAATGAAGTTTTTATAGTAAACCTTGATATACTATTAGAAGCTTTGGAAGATGAGTTTAAGGAAAAATTAATTAAATAA
- a CDS encoding LytR/AlgR family response regulator transcription factor yields the protein MKCRCIIVDDEPPAIKILETYIDALSQLEIIGTCSNAIQALELLNTEKVDLMFLDIHMPKLMGTQLIKSLSHPPKVIFTTAHKDFAIEAFDLDAVDYLLKPISFERFLKAVNKYCQINHIEFEGASADPGFLYFRSDRKMIKVFLNEILYIESLRDYIIIHRENTSKLKVKLTLSSVEMMLPPNLFLRIHRSFIVSLDKVTAYTKNDVEIGKIELPFGKNYTDALNYLAPKTKDL from the coding sequence ATGAAATGTAGATGTATAATTGTAGACGACGAGCCCCCTGCTATAAAAATTCTTGAGACTTATATAGACGCATTAAGTCAGTTAGAAATTATAGGAACATGTTCTAACGCCATTCAAGCTCTAGAACTATTAAATACAGAAAAGGTAGATTTGATGTTTCTAGATATACACATGCCTAAATTAATGGGTACACAATTAATTAAATCGCTCTCTCATCCACCAAAAGTTATTTTTACTACGGCACATAAAGATTTTGCTATAGAGGCTTTTGATTTAGATGCTGTAGATTATTTACTAAAACCCATATCATTTGAGCGGTTTTTGAAAGCAGTAAACAAGTATTGCCAAATTAATCACATTGAATTTGAAGGAGCTAGTGCAGATCCTGGGTTTTTATATTTTCGTTCGGACAGGAAGATGATAAAAGTGTTTTTAAATGAAATACTTTATATTGAAAGTCTTCGCGATTACATTATAATTCATCGCGAAAACACCTCTAAATTAAAGGTAAAACTAACACTTAGCTCCGTAGAAATGATGTTGCCTCCAAATTTATTTTTAAGAATTCATAGGTCGTTTATTGTCTCTTTAGATAAAGTCACTGCCTATACAAAAAATGATGTAGAAATTGGAAAGATAGAGCTTCCTTTTGGAAAAAATTACACTGATGCATTGAACTATTTAGCTCCAAAAACTAAGGACTTGTAG
- a CDS encoding vanadium-dependent haloperoxidase yields the protein MKTNFKILMTALIMMIIFNACDNDDVVFTPDPGDEIDKAIEKYDPITLLKWNEILSKSIDAKLPPPAEARIYVMVTLAMHDALNNIVPKYKTYALDNSMVKFSAESEESISQLANAAISQSAYDVLTKIYPPAQAAADDLLNSSLSAIEDSEFKTKGIEIGKLAAEAILSKRASDVLPKFSTYNADIQPGNYLVNYMPWMVENPPAWPVNAAYGVDFGDFMPYGIETQDQFRAEPPYALDSPEYAKDYQEVKRLGCIDCPDRTPEQTELGIFWIENFSSVMNRISRSLIQQEKLHGWESARLLALTHMVQIDAEISSFEGKFHYKFWRPISAIRAGETDGNDDTIGDATWTIMGGIKPTPPNPDYPSTHAQCAGAGAELLKLFFNTDNMSLKVTSPYDLPGVERNLSRFSQIAEECAVSRIYIGYHFRHSVEQGLEQGRNVGAYVFNNSLQELN from the coding sequence ATGAAAACAAATTTTAAAATTTTGATGACCGCATTAATCATGATGATCATTTTTAATGCTTGCGACAATGATGATGTCGTTTTTACACCAGATCCAGGTGATGAAATTGATAAAGCAATAGAAAAATATGACCCTATCACTCTATTGAAATGGAATGAAATTTTAAGCAAGTCCATTGATGCTAAATTGCCTCCTCCAGCAGAGGCAAGAATTTATGTCATGGTTACTTTAGCCATGCACGACGCTTTAAATAATATTGTACCTAAATATAAAACCTATGCTTTAGATAATAGCATGGTTAAATTCAGTGCAGAATCAGAAGAAAGTATTTCTCAGTTGGCTAATGCCGCTATCTCACAATCGGCCTACGATGTTTTAACAAAAATATATCCGCCTGCTCAGGCAGCGGCAGATGACTTGTTAAATTCCAGTCTTTCGGCCATAGAAGATTCCGAATTTAAAACCAAAGGAATTGAAATAGGGAAATTAGCAGCCGAAGCGATTCTATCGAAGAGAGCTAGTGATGTTCTTCCTAAATTTTCAACCTATAACGCCGATATTCAGCCAGGAAATTACCTCGTTAATTATATGCCTTGGATGGTTGAAAACCCTCCAGCCTGGCCGGTAAATGCAGCTTATGGTGTAGATTTTGGAGATTTTATGCCTTACGGTATAGAGACACAAGATCAATTTAGAGCAGAGCCGCCTTATGCTTTAGATTCTCCAGAATACGCAAAGGATTATCAAGAAGTTAAACGTTTGGGGTGCATAGATTGTCCAGATAGAACACCAGAACAAACAGAATTAGGTATATTTTGGATTGAAAATTTTTCAAGTGTCATGAATAGAATATCACGTTCTTTAATTCAACAAGAAAAACTTCATGGTTGGGAATCTGCAAGATTGTTGGCGTTAACACATATGGTTCAAATTGATGCTGAAATAAGTTCTTTTGAAGGAAAATTTCACTACAAATTCTGGAGGCCAATATCAGCCATTAGAGCAGGTGAAACAGATGGTAATGATGATACGATTGGCGATGCAACATGGACTATTATGGGAGGTATAAAACCAACTCCGCCTAACCCAGATTACCCTTCTACACATGCACAATGTGCTGGTGCTGGTGCAGAACTTTTAAAATTATTCTTCAACACCGATAATATGTCTTTGAAGGTTACAAGTCCATACGACTTACCTGGAGTTGAGCGAAACTTAAGTCGTTTTTCTCAAATAGCTGAAGAATGTGCCGTGTCAAGAATTTATATTGGATATCATTTTAGACATTCTGTAGAGCAAGGTTTAGAACAAGGTAGAAACGTAGGAGCGTATGTTTTCAATAATAGCTTACAAGAATTGAATTAA
- a CDS encoding TonB-dependent receptor — translation MKSVYVILMVLFLVHTTGHSQTELQGRIIDTNNLGLSGVHVFINNTQNTTKSDSEGCFKMEIIQGSHEINFSLFGYNTKIIHVTAQNTPVNLGDVVLEMTVHIIDEVVISGTRQLEKITKSPASIDLITAVQLSNNVGSPEELFALQKGIDFTRAGNFWSSINIRGFNSAFNQKMLILDDNRIAHTRMRTPVGPLSAFVKEDVERVEIVLGPSSALYGPNSLNGLFNTISKSPFKYPGTLLVLGAGSNSLYNVRLRHAYAINKKWAYKITGEYISGKETKFTDSVYVATKMPGEFEGKAEVGLDRDVSFIKGLAAVFYKPTSTSEIGLNYAINLSNSVNAARNNLNGWNKSSLQATYKSKHWFAQAYKTWIILDESINTSVRTSNYYSLLENGQTENDAFTNSLNAPRATIIEEDTYRHNAEIQYNNSWGNFNMVAGYQYQKEHAFSNHTYLLDQDGPITIYQNGVYGQLIYDVNQTGIEFIFTARGDHNSLFGFEFLPKTGITYTKNGGTWRLTYSEGYTAPTLANTHMNLGGGINLGNSEGFTLSDGSKIDPIKPEMIKTLEIGYKNIFLKNTFFLDVDAYYNWSTDFLSPRINIAPQGTSGGAVVTHRGGRPITDFTQGLAPGNLDPGAVIFTNINFAEVQTYGFDVGLNYYFSDQYNLTLNYSYLDYTLDKDNLKNDANNDGKVTDADLSMNSPKHKISTAFNVKINKFYGTVFARWVQKYDFFSGRNIAAKTNINNIYNGSPVIEGQRVGTQFNYGQLGGFYLSVNGNYQLTKTINLGAYVNNILGTGNYEFVALAPTETTFGIELKCILF, via the coding sequence ATGAAAAGCGTTTATGTTATATTAATGGTTTTATTTTTGGTCCACACTACTGGTCATTCACAAACAGAACTTCAAGGAAGAATTATTGATACTAATAATTTAGGGCTTTCTGGTGTACATGTTTTTATTAATAATACTCAAAACACCACCAAAAGTGATAGTGAAGGGTGTTTTAAGATGGAAATCATTCAAGGATCCCATGAAATTAATTTCTCATTATTTGGGTATAACACCAAAATAATTCACGTAACAGCTCAAAATACTCCTGTAAATCTTGGTGACGTTGTATTGGAAATGACGGTTCACATAATAGACGAAGTTGTTATTTCTGGAACCAGACAACTGGAAAAAATCACAAAATCTCCCGCTTCTATAGATCTTATCACAGCCGTGCAATTGTCTAACAATGTTGGCAGCCCAGAAGAACTATTTGCATTGCAAAAAGGAATAGACTTTACACGGGCTGGTAATTTTTGGAGCAGTATCAATATTAGAGGTTTTAACAGTGCCTTTAATCAAAAAATGCTAATTCTAGATGATAATAGAATTGCGCATACTAGAATGCGTACGCCCGTTGGCCCTTTAAGTGCTTTTGTTAAAGAAGATGTTGAGCGTGTAGAGATTGTACTTGGTCCCTCTTCCGCACTTTATGGCCCCAATAGCTTAAATGGATTATTTAATACCATTTCTAAATCACCTTTTAAATATCCAGGAACCTTGTTGGTTTTAGGAGCTGGATCTAATTCATTATATAATGTACGACTAAGGCATGCCTATGCAATAAATAAAAAATGGGCGTACAAAATAACTGGAGAATATATTTCTGGTAAAGAAACCAAATTTACAGACTCTGTTTATGTTGCAACAAAAATGCCAGGAGAATTTGAAGGCAAGGCTGAAGTTGGCCTTGATAGGGACGTTTCGTTTATAAAAGGTTTGGCTGCTGTGTTTTACAAACCTACTTCAACTAGCGAAATTGGTTTAAATTATGCCATTAATCTTAGCAATAGCGTAAACGCAGCAAGAAACAATTTAAACGGTTGGAACAAATCCAGTTTGCAGGCCACCTATAAATCGAAGCACTGGTTTGCTCAGGCTTATAAAACTTGGATTATTTTAGATGAATCTATAAACACATCGGTGAGAACTTCTAATTATTACAGTTTATTAGAAAACGGACAAACTGAAAATGATGCATTTACTAATTCACTAAATGCACCTCGAGCTACAATTATTGAAGAAGATACCTATAGGCATAATGCCGAAATACAGTATAACAATTCATGGGGGAATTTTAATATGGTGGCAGGTTATCAATACCAAAAAGAACATGCTTTTAGCAATCACACCTATTTGTTGGATCAAGACGGGCCAATAACAATTTATCAAAATGGGGTTTACGGACAACTAATTTATGATGTAAACCAAACAGGAATAGAATTTATTTTTACTGCTAGAGGCGATCATAATAGTCTCTTCGGATTTGAATTTTTACCAAAAACAGGCATAACCTATACAAAAAACGGAGGCACTTGGCGATTAACTTATAGTGAAGGTTATACCGCACCAACCTTAGCAAATACGCATATGAATTTAGGTGGTGGTATTAACCTAGGAAACAGTGAAGGTTTTACCTTATCTGATGGTTCAAAAATAGACCCCATTAAACCTGAAATGATTAAAACATTAGAAATAGGCTATAAAAATATATTTCTTAAAAATACATTTTTCCTCGATGTTGATGCCTATTACAATTGGTCGACCGATTTTTTAAGTCCGCGTATAAACATTGCACCACAAGGGACTTCTGGGGGTGCTGTAGTGACTCATCGCGGCGGCCGCCCTATAACCGATTTTACCCAAGGTTTAGCACCTGGAAATCTAGATCCTGGAGCCGTAATATTTACCAATATAAATTTTGCTGAAGTACAAACATACGGTTTCGATGTTGGTTTGAATTACTATTTCTCCGATCAATATAATCTGACGTTAAACTATTCCTACTTAGATTATACCTTGGACAAAGATAATTTGAAAAACGATGCCAATAATGACGGGAAGGTAACCGATGCCGATTTATCTATGAATTCGCCAAAACATAAAATAAGTACAGCTTTCAATGTTAAAATCAATAAATTCTACGGAACCGTTTTTGCGCGTTGGGTTCAGAAATACGATTTTTTCTCGGGGAGAAATATAGCTGCTAAAACCAATATAAATAACATATACAATGGCTCTCCGGTAATTGAGGGGCAACGTGTGGGTACCCAATTTAATTATGGTCAATTAGGTGGTTTCTATTTAAGTGTTAATGGCAATTATCAACTTACTAAAACCATTAATTTAGGTGCCTATGTAAATAATATTTTAGGAACAGGTAATTACGAGTTTGTTGCTTTGGCTCCAACAGAAACTACATTTGGCATAGAGTTAAAATGTATCTTATTCTAA
- a CDS encoding single-stranded DNA-binding protein: MILISILCIKNHVQLIGNIVQNPIITNLENGKKVVLISLAMNAQYKYVKGEK, from the coding sequence ATAATTTTAATTTCCATTCTTTGTATCAAAAATCACGTACAGTTAATTGGAAACATTGTACAAAATCCAATAATCACCAACCTTGAAAACGGTAAAAAAGTAGTCCTAATTTCATTAGCAATGAATGCGCAATATAAATATGTAAAAGGTGAAAAGTGA
- a CDS encoding protein-disulfide reductase DsbD family protein, protein MKNILIALAFFTFGVVNSQILDPVSWSTSVEKISDTEYNLITKATIEIGWHLYSQEVPEDGPIPTTFIYDDSAGNFTIEGNTTEGESLTVDDPVFGMKIKFFESEAIFKQNVKVTSGTSTISGFVEFMVCDDTRCLPPTEAELEFNIKDQGNASSAQAHAPPTEMETDKALVKNIKAEEKKADKKGLFSIFFIAFLSGFAALLTPCVFPMIPMTVSFFTKQSKNKAVGIKNAIIYGVCIIIIYVLLGTAVTAIFGADALNALATNVWFNIIFFILLVVFAVSFLGAFEIMLPNSWANKVDSQADRGGLIGIFFMALALAIVSFSCTGPIVGTLLVEAASKGGLAPIIGMLGFSLAIALPFALFAAFPGWLNSLPKSGGWLNTVKVVLGFLELALAFKFLSQADLVLQTHFLEREVFIAIWIAVFGTLAFYLFGKIQLPHDSPLTHISVGRLSLGLIVLSFTIYMIPGLWGAPLNLISAFPPPLEYSESPYGVGYSKVGGVATTEHSDLPAGAHLLAPHDILAFNDYDKGLAYAKQVGKPVMLDFTGWACVNCRKMEQNVWPEPEILNILKNDVVLISLYVDDKRKLEADEVVESQLKPGKQLKYIGQKWSELQAVKYKANSQPFYVLMNHDESNLMEPVGYTPDAEEYHAWLKAGVKQFK, encoded by the coding sequence ATGAAAAATATATTAATAGCTCTTGCTTTTTTTACCTTTGGTGTTGTAAATAGTCAAATTCTAGACCCGGTGAGCTGGAGCACAAGTGTCGAGAAAATATCAGATACCGAATATAACTTAATCACTAAAGCCACAATAGAAATTGGTTGGCACTTGTACTCGCAAGAAGTTCCGGAAGACGGCCCAATACCCACCACATTTATTTACGACGATAGTGCAGGAAACTTTACTATAGAAGGAAATACTACAGAAGGAGAAAGTCTTACTGTAGACGATCCTGTGTTTGGTATGAAAATTAAATTTTTTGAAAGTGAAGCCATTTTTAAACAAAACGTAAAAGTTACCTCAGGCACGTCTACCATTTCGGGATTTGTTGAGTTTATGGTGTGTGACGACACACGCTGTTTACCGCCAACTGAAGCGGAGTTGGAGTTCAATATAAAAGATCAAGGTAATGCATCATCTGCTCAAGCACATGCGCCTCCAACAGAAATGGAAACGGATAAAGCTTTAGTAAAAAACATAAAAGCCGAAGAAAAGAAAGCTGATAAAAAAGGGTTGTTCAGTATCTTTTTTATTGCCTTCTTATCTGGATTTGCAGCTTTGCTAACCCCGTGTGTGTTTCCAATGATTCCTATGACGGTAAGTTTCTTTACCAAACAAAGTAAAAATAAGGCCGTAGGGATAAAAAATGCCATTATTTATGGGGTGTGCATTATTATTATTTATGTGCTTTTAGGTACTGCCGTAACAGCAATTTTTGGAGCAGATGCTTTAAATGCACTTGCAACAAATGTATGGTTCAATATTATTTTCTTTATACTGTTGGTAGTGTTTGCAGTATCCTTTTTAGGAGCCTTCGAAATTATGCTACCTAACTCATGGGCTAATAAAGTAGATTCTCAAGCAGACCGTGGTGGATTAATTGGTATTTTCTTTATGGCTTTAGCTTTGGCTATTGTCTCATTTTCATGTACCGGGCCCATTGTTGGAACCTTATTAGTAGAAGCAGCATCAAAAGGAGGTTTAGCACCAATAATAGGTATGCTAGGCTTTTCTTTAGCTATTGCTTTGCCTTTTGCATTGTTTGCAGCATTTCCTGGATGGTTAAATTCGTTGCCAAAATCTGGAGGCTGGCTAAATACTGTAAAAGTTGTACTAGGATTTTTAGAATTAGCTTTAGCTTTTAAATTTTTAAGTCAGGCCGATTTGGTGTTACAAACCCATTTTTTAGAACGCGAAGTGTTTATTGCCATTTGGATAGCTGTATTTGGAACTTTAGCGTTTTATTTATTCGGAAAGATACAATTACCTCACGATTCTCCACTTACACATATTTCTGTAGGGCGATTAAGTTTAGGGCTAATTGTTTTAAGTTTTACCATTTATATGATCCCGGGACTTTGGGGAGCACCTTTAAATTTAATTAGTGCATTCCCACCACCATTAGAGTATAGTGAATCACCGTATGGTGTTGGGTATTCTAAAGTCGGAGGCGTGGCAACTACAGAACATAGCGACTTGCCAGCTGGTGCGCATTTGTTAGCTCCGCACGATATATTGGCATTTAACGATTACGATAAAGGCTTAGCCTATGCTAAACAAGTAGGTAAACCTGTAATGTTAGATTTTACAGGCTGGGCTTGTGTAAATTGTCGTAAAATGGAACAAAATGTATGGCCTGAACCAGAAATCTTAAATATATTAAAAAATGATGTGGTTTTAATTTCGTTGTATGTAGACGATAAGCGAAAATTAGAAGCCGATGAGGTTGTAGAATCGCAATTAAAACCAGGAAAGCAATTAAAGTATATTGGCCAAAAATGGAGCGAGTTACAAGCTGTAAAATACAAAGCGAACTCGCAACCTTTTTACGTGCTTATGAACCATGACGAAAGTAACTTAATGGAACCAGTAGGGTATACTCCAGATGCAGAGGAATATCACGCATGGTTAAAAGCAGGGGTGAAACAGTTTAAATAA